Part of the Qipengyuania sp. SS22 genome, CTGAGAGCATGAAAACGGTCGCGCCCATGCCATTGGCGGTGGGTTCGAGACCTGTCGCGAGCCAGCCGGTTACATCGAGATATAGCGCGCCTACCAGCAGGGCCGCAGCCAGCGCTTCGAACATCCAAGGCAGGTCTTCGGCAAGCCGCCCCTCTTTCGTGGCGAGAAATCGTCGCCCGCCCCAGGCTGCAAGCAGGGCCAAGGCTTCGATCCCCCCGATCAATGCGGTTTCGCCGAGCGGCGGTGGTGCGCTCCAGACCTCGGGATTGATCCCGTAAAGATAGAGATAGGCAAACACGGCCATGAAACCGATCATGCCGATCACAATCATCAGCGTGTTGAGTGCCCACCAGCCGTGGCTTTTCGGGCCCGTTATCGCGATCGGCACTTCGATGCCTGCGCCGATATCGGCGGCTTCCTGTTTGATCGGGCGGTCGGTTTCCCATAGCCACCGCAGCGTACTCAGCACCGCCACGATTCCGCAGAAGATGGCGAAAGCATAGCCCTGAACCGTCAGCGAAAGGAAGAACAGCGCGGTGAAGATTGCTGCAGCCACGGGCCAGGGCGACGGGCCGGGCATGAGCTGGACATATTGCGGTTCGGCCATCACCGGCGAGGTGATTAATGTCTCGCGCTGACCGGATACCGAGTTCGGAAGGAAATAGCGCCCTTCTTCAACTTCCCTCGAAATTTCCGGTCGGTCCCATAGAGGCTCACGCGAAGTGACGAGCGGTATAGAACGGGTCGAAAACAGACCGGTCGGCAGCCATTCCAGCGTCCCGCCCCCGTAAAGGTTGCCCGCATCGTCATGCACCGTGAAGCGGAACCGCCGCGCGAGATCGAACAGGAACAGCAATATCCCTGCGGCCATGATGAAGGCGCCGACGGTCGACACCAGATTGAGCAGGTCCAGTTCGCGCCCAGGCAGATAGGTATAGACCCGGCGCGGCATGCCCATCAGCCCTGTCAGGTGCATCGGGAAAAACGTGACATGAAGGCCGGCGAACATCAGCCCGAAGACCCATTTGCCCACTCGCTCGGACAGCGCCTTGCTGCTGGTCATGCCGTGCCAGTGATAAAAGGCGGCGAACATCGGGAAGACCATGCCGCCCATGAGCACGTAATGAAGATGAGCGACAATGAAATAGGTGTCGTGCGCCTGCCAGTCGAACGGCACCATCCCCACCATGACACCGGTCAGGCCGCCCATAGTGAAGATCACCACGCTGCCGACGACGAAGAGAGCGGGCGTGGTCCATTTGATCTTGCCGCTGGCGAGCGTCGCGATCCAGCAGAACACCTGAATTCCCGCGGGCAGGCTGACCGCCATGCTCGCTGCGGAGAAATAGCCCGCCGACACGCGCGGCATGTCGGTGGTGAACATGTGGTGTGCCCAGACGCCGAAACTGATGAAACCGGTCGCGACAAGCGCCAGCACGTTGAGACGGTAACCGACCAGCGGGACCTTTGCGACCGCAGCCACCATCATGCTCATCAATCCGGCCGCGGGAATGAAGATGATGTAGACCTCCGGATGGCCGAAGAACCAGAACAGGTGCTGCCACAGCATCGGATCGCCGCCGCGCAGGGCATCGAAGAATGGCCAGTTGAACGCGCGTTCGATCTCCAGCAGCATCGTGCACAGGATCACGCTGGGAAAAGCGACGACGATCATCACCGCGAAGACCAGCATGGCCCAGGCGAACATCGGCATCTTGTCGAGAGTCATCCCCGGCGCGCGGGTGCGCAGCACGCCGACGATGATCTCGATCGCTCCGGCAATGGCGGAAATCTCGATGAAACCTATGCCGAGCAGCCAGAAGTCGGTGTTGATGCCGGGGCTGAAGGCGATGCTTGTCAGCGGGGGGTACATGAACCAGCCGCCATCGGGGGCGAGCCCGACGAATAGCGAGAGGAAGAACATCGTCCCGCCGAAGAAATAAGCCCAAAAAGCGAAGGCTGACAGCCTGGGAAATGGCAGGTCACGCGCCGCGAGCATCTGTGGCAGCAGCATGATCCCGATCGCTTCCACCATTGGCACGGCGAACAAGAACATCATCACCGTTCCGTGCATGGTGAAAAACTGGTTGTACGTGTCGACGCCGAGGAAATCCTGCATCGGTGCAGCCAGCTGTATCCGCATGCCCAGCGCCAGGATGCCGGCGGCAAGGAAGAACCCGAAAGCGGTGACGACGTACCAGAAACCGACATAATTGTTGTTGACCGCAGTCAGCCGCGCCCACCCCTTGGGCGCGCGCCAGATGCGGTTCAGTTCCTCAACCTCGCTGTCGGGGCGCTTGGCGGTGGGGAAGCGCCCATACAGCGCATGATCGAAACCCGTCTCGGATTTCATTTCTGCTGCTCAAGCCAGATTGCGATGGCCTCAAGTTCATCTGCATTGAGCATGTCGTAGCTCGGCATGCGATTGCCGGGCTTGAGCGATTGGCTGTCGCCGATCCAACCGATGAGGGTGCCGCGATTGTTGGGTAATATGCCGGCGCCCAGCGTCCGGCGCGATCCGACATGGGTAAGGTCCGGGCCGGCGAGGCCATTCGCTTCGGTCCCGGCTACTCGGTGGCAGGCTGCGCACCCCGATTGCATAAAGAGTTCCCGCCCTGACACTTCACCGGGGATCGCATCAGGGCGGGCAATCGGACGTTCC contains:
- a CDS encoding cbb3-type cytochrome c oxidase subunit I — encoded protein: MKSETGFDHALYGRFPTAKRPDSEVEELNRIWRAPKGWARLTAVNNNYVGFWYVVTAFGFFLAAGILALGMRIQLAAPMQDFLGVDTYNQFFTMHGTVMMFLFAVPMVEAIGIMLLPQMLAARDLPFPRLSAFAFWAYFFGGTMFFLSLFVGLAPDGGWFMYPPLTSIAFSPGINTDFWLLGIGFIEISAIAGAIEIIVGVLRTRAPGMTLDKMPMFAWAMLVFAVMIVVAFPSVILCTMLLEIERAFNWPFFDALRGGDPMLWQHLFWFFGHPEVYIIFIPAAGLMSMMVAAVAKVPLVGYRLNVLALVATGFISFGVWAHHMFTTDMPRVSAGYFSAASMAVSLPAGIQVFCWIATLASGKIKWTTPALFVVGSVVIFTMGGLTGVMVGMVPFDWQAHDTYFIVAHLHYVLMGGMVFPMFAAFYHWHGMTSSKALSERVGKWVFGLMFAGLHVTFFPMHLTGLMGMPRRVYTYLPGRELDLLNLVSTVGAFIMAAGILLFLFDLARRFRFTVHDDAGNLYGGGTLEWLPTGLFSTRSIPLVTSREPLWDRPEISREVEEGRYFLPNSVSGQRETLITSPVMAEPQYVQLMPGPSPWPVAAAIFTALFFLSLTVQGYAFAIFCGIVAVLSTLRWLWETDRPIKQEAADIGAGIEVPIAITGPKSHGWWALNTLMIVIGMIGFMAVFAYLYLYGINPEVWSAPPPLGETALIGGIEALALLAAWGGRRFLATKEGRLAEDLPWMFEALAAALLVGALYLDVTGWLATGLEPTANGMGATVFMLSVLQGQVVAVAVIMAVYLAFREARGIMTTPTNVTMDIVARFIIFCALQGMVFTLLPRVFPGA